The genomic window CTCGCCGGGCTCCGAATCGACGATGATTTCGCCCTCGTGGCGCTCGAGGATCCGGTTACACAGCGCCAGTCCGATTCCCGAACCGGGGTGTTCGTCGCTCGAGTGGAGCCGCTGGAAGATCTCGAAGATACGGTCGACGTCGTCGGGGTCGATCCCGATCCCCTCGTCGCGGATCGAAATCGTCCACGTCGCGTCCTCGCGCGCCGCCGTCACGTGGACTCGCGGCGGTTCGTCGCCGCTGTATTCGATCGCGTTGGAGACCAGGTTCTGGAACACCTGCCGTAACTGTCGCTCGTCGCCCTCGACCGTCGGCAACGGCTCCCGCGTGATCTCGGCGTCGGTCTCGTCGATCTTCAACTGGAGGTCGGTGAGCACGTCGTCGAACACGGCGTCCAGATCGACGGCGTCGAACGAGTCGCCGCCGGTGTCGACCCGCGAGTACTCGAGGAGGCCGTCGACCATCGACTGCATGCGTTCGGCGCCGTCGGCGGCGTACGCGAGGAACTCCTCGCACTCCGAATCGAGGTCGTCCCCGTGTCGGCTCTCGATGAGTCGCAGATAACTCCGCACCATCCGCAAGGGTTCCTGCAGGTCGTGGCTGGCGGCGTAGGCGAACTGCTCTAACCGCTCGTTCGAGTCCTCCAACTGCGCGACCGCCTCCTCGAGGCGCTGCTCGGTTCGCTGTAACGCGTCGTTTCGCTCCTCGAGCGTTTCGGCGTGGATGAGCGCCTGCGCCTCGTTGATACCGATCCCGAGGCCCGCGATCGAACCGGTCGCTAACAGGACCGCCTGGGTGCCGAACGTGAACTGGACGGTGACGCCGGGATGGAGAACGCGCAGCCCGAGGACCACTCCCATCACGGCGATGCCGGCGAGGACCCACGCGACGATGCGCGGATAGAACTCGGGCCGAATCGTCGTCGTCGGCAGCCAGATACCGATATAGAGCAAGACGGCGCCGAGCGAACCGGCCAACAGCAGATCGAGCACCGCCTCCAGCAGGAGCCCGCCCTCGGCCAGCGTGGCGGCCGATCTGATGCCCGCGCTGAGGAGAAATATCAGTCCCAGTGCCGGAATAACGCGGTGCCAGAAGCGCATCTCTCCTCGGGACGGTTCGAGAACCGCAGCGACCGCGGACGAGTCCCCACTCATTAGCGCGTAAATTGAACGCGATCCGGTTGAGGTGTCCTTTTTAGTATACAACTCCCTTAAGTACCTCCCGGAGACGGAGACGAGATCGCGGAAAGCGTCCGTCCGAGAATTCGATCGATACCGCGTCGGAGGCGGGAGGCGACGGCCTGCTGAGAGATGCCGAGTTCGTCGCCCAGTTCCGCCATCGTCACCTCGCGCGGCGAGTTGAAATATCCGCGGTCGTAGGCGAGTACCAGCGCCTCACGCTGCGGATCGGTCAGCGCGGACTCGGTGTCCGTTTCGATCGGCGTCAGCGCGTGCAGTTTCGTCAGCGTGATCGGAATGTCCAGTTCCCGGCACCGGCGCTGAAAGGACGCGATGTCGCTTCGGTCGTCGCCGCGAACGTCGAACGTCCACTGCCGGTTCGTCCCGACCGCCTCGATGAGCGGAATCTTCGTCGCCGTCAGCGTACTCAGGACGCCGTCGTACTCCAGCGACCACTCGACGCGCAGCAGGTACTCGTCGCCGACGGAATCG from Haloterrigena sp. KLK7 includes these protein-coding regions:
- a CDS encoding ATP-binding protein, whose protein sequence is MSGDSSAVAAVLEPSRGEMRFWHRVIPALGLIFLLSAGIRSAATLAEGGLLLEAVLDLLLAGSLGAVLLYIGIWLPTTTIRPEFYPRIVAWVLAGIAVMGVVLGLRVLHPGVTVQFTFGTQAVLLATGSIAGLGIGINEAQALIHAETLEERNDALQRTEQRLEEAVAQLEDSNERLEQFAYAASHDLQEPLRMVRSYLRLIESRHGDDLDSECEEFLAYAADGAERMQSMVDGLLEYSRVDTGGDSFDAVDLDAVFDDVLTDLQLKIDETDAEITREPLPTVEGDERQLRQVFQNLVSNAIEYSGDEPPRVHVTAAREDATWTISIRDEGIGIDPDDVDRIFEIFQRLHSSDEHPGSGIGLALCNRILERHEGEIIVDSEPGEGSTFSMTLPADGDSTTASTAVDGSE
- a CDS encoding helix-turn-helix domain-containing protein, which gives rise to MATEATFTVPSDAFPLGSVFERLPDVTVELERIIPARDVVVPYFWVRGTEVDDIESAFADHPGVEDIRLVDSVGDEYLLRVEWSLEYDGVLSTLTATKIPLIEAVGTNRQWTFDVRGDDRSDIASFQRRCRELDIPITLTKLHALTPIETDTESALTDPQREALVLAYDRGYFNSPREVTMAELGDELGISQQAVASRLRRGIDRILGRTLSAISSPSPGGT